The Macaca thibetana thibetana isolate TM-01 chromosome 5, ASM2454274v1, whole genome shotgun sequence genomic sequence ctcctgcctcagtctcccaagtagttgggcttacaggcctgtgccaccttgcccagctagttttcatatttttttttaaaagaagtcatAAACAGCATTTATTACCTTGGTATATCATACTGGTCTTGTTGCTGTTCCTTCACATTTAAGTGGCTTTccatctttcctccctcctcccatagCCTGGCTACACAGTGCGTGCCTGAACTGTTAGCCCACAGCAGCAATATGCTCATTCCGTCCACATCCCTAACATCATGCATTCACAAGGTGAAAGTCCTGGTCCACAAACCCTGCCCTACAGGAAGTTCAATGGTTGGGAAAGAATTTGTAGTAAACCAGGCCTCCCGGGATGGCGAGCTCCAGGAAGATGATAATGGAAAGCAGCCGCTTGTTGGTTGTCACTTTTCTGGACACTGAACGGAGAATCTTTCGACTTGTGCTCAAGTTTTCAGCTGTGTTTACCAGTCTACTCTTGGCTCGTTCTAAATGGTCTTGTCGTTCCCCCAGCTCTTCTGTGGTTTCTGAGCCAAGCTGGTCAGCCTCTGTGGCCCGGTTCAGGCTTTCAGGGCCTTGCAGAAGCATTGCCCTTTGAGACTGTAGCCGATTCACATGCTCATTCTCTGCAGCACATTTGCCGTATTTCACGTCTCCTCGCCTTCCTGGTGTGGCTGTCAAAGCTGTGCTGCTCACCTCCCCGTGGAGTTTGGCAAGGGCCTTAGACAGGGGTGCATAACGTAGCtcctcctccatccctgccaGCGTTTCATTTGCTTCCTGTTGCTTTTCATCAAAATCCCTGATCAACTTCTTCTCTTCAGTACTCGCCGTCCCCAGCAGTCGCTCGGGCAGCTCTTGTAGGTCTTCATGGAGGCCGCGGAAGACTTCGTGCAGCTTCTCCAGATGCTCCGGGGAGGCGGCAGAGGTGGCCATG encodes the following:
- the LOC126955686 gene encoding vesicle transport through interaction with t-SNAREs homolog 1B-like; amino-acid sequence: MATSAASPEHLEKLHEVFRGLHEDLQELPERLLGTASTEEKKLIRDFDEKQQEANETLAGMEEELRYAPLSKALAKLHGEVSSTALTATPGRRGDVKYGKCAAENEHVNRLQSQRAMLLQGPESLNRATEADQLGSETTEELGERQDHLERAKSRLVNTAENLSTSRKILRSVSRKVTTNKRLLSIIIFLELAIPGGLVYYKFFPNH